From the genome of Winogradskyella forsetii, one region includes:
- a CDS encoding RNA polymerase sigma factor produces MPKHLDENICESASFERVYNTYADDLHDFLYYKYGAQFNPKDKVQDAFMKLWDNCKKVTFAKAKSFLFTIANNMMLNEFKHQKVVLKYQKIKPKHYTSETPEFILEQQEYLETYNKVLSNLKEEQRVAFLLSKVEGKKHSEIAELLGVTQKVVEYRIYSAFNILKKELKGFKIK; encoded by the coding sequence TTGCCAAAACATCTCGACGAAAATATATGCGAAAGTGCTTCTTTTGAGCGTGTTTACAATACATACGCAGACGACCTACATGATTTTTTGTATTACAAATACGGCGCACAATTTAACCCTAAAGACAAGGTGCAGGATGCCTTTATGAAACTTTGGGACAATTGTAAAAAAGTAACCTTCGCCAAAGCAAAATCCTTCTTATTTACCATTGCCAATAATATGATGCTCAATGAATTTAAGCACCAAAAAGTCGTTTTAAAATATCAAAAAATAAAACCGAAACATTATACCAGTGAAACACCTGAATTTATTTTAGAACAGCAAGAGTATTTAGAAACATATAACAAAGTGCTTTCAAATTTAAAAGAAGAACAGCGTGTCGCTTTTCTATTGAGTAAGGTTGAAGGAAAGAAGCATAGCGAAATTGCTGAACTTCTAGGAGTAACCCAAAAAGTAGTTGAATATAGAATTTACAGTGC